The following are encoded together in the Apus apus isolate bApuApu2 chromosome 7, bApuApu2.pri.cur, whole genome shotgun sequence genome:
- the LOC127387262 gene encoding holocytochrome c-type synthase has product MGLSASSPAATGQSPHASKQHETASPPSECPMHQEKRSGCPMHMKAPEHRTENTDNVPAHQERAYEFVACPMSSGASQVKDDIDPNNMMPPPNQQPSPDQPFPLSTVREESSIPRAHSDKKWVYPSEQMFWNAMLRKGWRWKDDDITSEDMTNIIKIHNQNNEQAWKEILKWEALHAVECPCGPSLMRFGGKAKEYSPRARIRSWMGYELPFDRHDWIVDRCGKEVRYVIDYYDGGAVDKNYQFTVLDVRPAFDSLSAVWDRMKVAWWRWTS; this is encoded by the exons ATGGGTTTGTCTGCATCCTCCCCGGCTGCCACGGGTCAGTCCCCGCACGCATCCAAGCAACATGAGACAGCGTCTCCACCTTCAGAGTGTCCCATgcatcaggaaaaaagaagtg gtTGTCCAATGCACATGAAGGCTCCTGAGCACAGAACAGAGAACACAGACAATGTTCCCGCACATCAAGAAAGAGCATATGAATTTGTAGCCTGTCCGATGAGTTCTGGTGCTTCTCAAGTGAAAGATGACATAGATCCTAACAACATG ATGCCTCCTCCTAATCAACAGCCATCCCCAGATCAACCATTTCCACTGTCAACTGTTAGAGAAGAATCTTCCATTCCTAGAGCACATTCTGACAAGAAATGGGTCTACCCTTCAGAGCAAATGTTCTGGAATGCTATGCTAAGAAAAGG GTGGAGATGGAAAGATGACGACATAACAAGTGAAGACATGACCAATATCATTAAGATTCACAACCAAAATAATGAGCAAGCTTGGAAGGAAATTTTGAAGTGGGAAGCTCTTCATGCTGT GGAGTGCCCATGTGGACCATCACTGATGCGGTTTGGAGGCAAAGCAAAGGAGTATTCACCAAGAGCCAGAATACGTTCATGGATGGG GTACGAACTTCCCTTTGACAGGCACGATTGGATTGTTGACCGATGCGGTAAAGAAGTGCGGTATGTTATTGATTACTACGATGGTGGAGCAGTAGATAAGAACTACCAGTTCACTGTCCTGGATGTTCGCCCTGCGTTTGACTCTCTGTCAGCTGTGTGGGACAGAATGAAGGTAGCCTGGTGGCGGTGGACTTCATAG
- the TLCD4 gene encoding TLC domain-containing protein 4, whose product MASFSNLTIGIALASFTIFQLLFHVLSSRVSTRVSPGFNNLSQKRKIEWNSRTVSTFHALVVGGFCLYILLYDDAVNADRLWGDPSIVKLNIAITTGYLISDLVLIIYYWRAIGDKFFVIHHLAALYAYYFVLSKGLLAYFGNFRLLAEFSTPFVNQRWFFEVLGYPKSSKANIINGVLMTVVFFVVRIAVMPVYYTHVISSFGTEAFQRLGFAAQSAWIISSVVLDVMNVMWMVKIAKGCYKVICLIGQEEAKTHRNGKSA is encoded by the exons ATGGCTTCCTTCAGCAACCTGACCATTGGCATTGCTCTTGCCAGTTTCACCATATTTCAGCTCCTGTTCCATGTTTTAAGTTCTCGGGTGTCAACACGAGTATCACCTGGTTTTAACAATCtcagccagaaaaggaaaatcgAGTGGAATTCAAG GACAGTGTCCACATTCCACGCCTTGGTGGTTGGTGGGTTTTGCCTGTATATTTTGTTGTACGATGATGCTGTTAATGCTGACCGTCTCTG GGGTGACCCTTCAATTGTGAAACTGAATATTGCCATTACCACAGGCTACCTCATTTCTG ATTTGGTACTTATTATTTACTACTGGAGGGCAATTGGTGACAAATTTTTTGTAATACATCACTTGGCAGCTCTGTATGCTTACTATTTTGTACTG AGCAAAGGTCTGTTGGCTTATTTTGGAAACTTCCGTCTGCTTGCAGAGTTTTCCACTCCTTTTGTCAATCAGCG GTGGTTTTTTGAAGTACTGGGATATCCCAAATCTTCAAAGGCCAACATCATCAATGGGGTGCTGATGACAGTCGTGTTCTTCGTGGTGAGGATTGCCGTCATGCCTGTGTATTACACCCATGTCATTTCTTCATTTGGAACAGAAGCTTTCCAGAGATTAGGATTTGCAGCCCAGAGCGCCTGGATTATCTCAAGTGTTGTCTTGGATGTTATGAATGTGATGTGGATGGTCAAAATTGCAAAAGGATGCTACAAAGTAATTTGTCTTATTGGACAGGAGGAAGCCAAAActcacagaaatggaaaatctgCCTAG